The following are encoded in a window of Bacillus xiapuensis genomic DNA:
- a CDS encoding virulence protein yields MKINYNVTGPKRKALVNAISQELNVPVKYLGAPTFAYEVADYNIDKNGVLSGPDNSELVGDLLRLHDFKSISEEFETPFQKTEATETEEAINLVIQMPRADFTDMALENLKGLVESKKALIKTALDTDSIPINVTEEFVAFPWFQGECSAEEVKAYTHFITALCEMAKKQTRVNSTEKSVENEKYAFRCFLLRLGFIGPEYKTERKILLSKLSGSSAFKSGAAKQEVSEQ; encoded by the coding sequence ATGAAGATTAACTATAATGTTACAGGACCAAAAAGAAAAGCACTGGTTAACGCGATCAGCCAAGAACTGAATGTTCCTGTTAAATACCTCGGTGCACCTACATTTGCATATGAGGTGGCTGACTACAATATTGACAAAAACGGAGTACTCAGTGGGCCAGATAATTCTGAACTGGTTGGTGACCTACTGAGACTTCACGACTTCAAGTCAATTTCAGAAGAATTTGAGACACCATTTCAGAAAACAGAAGCTACTGAAACTGAAGAAGCTATCAATCTGGTAATTCAAATGCCACGGGCAGATTTTACTGACATGGCCCTTGAGAACTTAAAAGGATTGGTAGAGAGTAAAAAAGCTCTTATAAAGACAGCACTTGATACGGACTCCATTCCAATCAATGTAACTGAAGAATTTGTCGCCTTCCCTTGGTTTCAAGGTGAGTGCTCAGCAGAAGAAGTTAAGGCATACACCCATTTTATAACAGCACTTTGCGAAATGGCGAAAAAACAGACCCGCGTCAACTCCACCGAGAAATCAGTAGAGAATGAAAAGTACGCTTTCCGTTGCTTCCTTCTCAGGCTTGGCTTCATCGGCCCAGAATATAAAACGGAACGAAAGATTCTCCTCTCTAAGCTATCAGGTAGCTCTGCTTTCAAAAGCGGGGCAGCCAAGCAGGAGGTGAGTGAACAATGA
- the metK gene encoding methionine adenosyltransferase — translation MSKRYLTAESVCAGHPDKLCDIIADSILEACLRKDKASRVACEVMATKGKIIVAGEISCSEKVNIRDIVKTVLKDVGYNPLKFLIYVYVHNQSVDIAAGVNIALEARNGINEQYGSIGAGDQGTMYGYATKETREMLPLPLVLSHRIVKRLDDCRKGKLIKGILPDGKAQVTVEYEDDTPVRIKTIVISVQHDKNKTQDELKADVLNNVLWQCFEDFPFDDETELLINPSGQFVLGGPAADTGLTGRKIMVDTYGGLASHGGGALCGKDPTKVDRSGAYMARYIAKHIVWCGYAKKCEVSISYAIGKANPVAFTVNTLGTGTVSDEILTIAAQETFNLRPAAIIEKLRLRNVIYSDTAVYGHFNSCLFPWEDVNKYSEFRKAVEKYVD, via the coding sequence ATGAGTAAGAGATATTTAACAGCAGAAAGTGTATGTGCTGGACATCCTGATAAACTATGCGACATCATTGCAGATAGCATTTTAGAAGCATGCCTACGTAAGGATAAGGCATCACGTGTCGCTTGTGAGGTAATGGCAACCAAGGGAAAAATTATCGTGGCGGGCGAGATCTCCTGCAGCGAGAAAGTGAATATTAGAGACATTGTAAAAACTGTACTGAAGGATGTGGGATACAACCCTCTAAAATTTTTGATTTATGTATATGTACATAATCAAAGTGTAGATATTGCGGCTGGTGTGAACATCGCACTAGAAGCACGAAATGGGATAAACGAACAGTACGGTTCCATTGGTGCTGGAGACCAGGGAACTATGTATGGTTATGCTACAAAGGAAACAAGAGAAATGCTTCCCCTACCTCTTGTGCTTTCCCACAGAATCGTAAAGAGACTGGATGATTGTCGCAAAGGAAAACTGATAAAAGGGATTCTTCCTGATGGTAAAGCACAGGTAACAGTGGAGTATGAAGATGACACTCCAGTAAGAATAAAGACGATTGTGATTTCGGTACAGCATGATAAGAATAAAACACAGGACGAACTTAAGGCGGATGTCCTTAACAATGTCTTATGGCAGTGCTTTGAGGACTTCCCTTTTGATGATGAAACCGAACTTCTTATCAATCCGTCGGGGCAGTTTGTTCTTGGTGGTCCCGCTGCCGATACGGGTTTGACTGGAAGAAAAATCATGGTCGATACCTATGGAGGGCTTGCATCCCATGGGGGTGGTGCTCTTTGTGGCAAAGACCCAACCAAAGTTGACCGAAGCGGTGCTTACATGGCTCGGTATATTGCCAAACATATCGTTTGGTGCGGTTATGCTAAGAAATGTGAAGTGAGTATTTCCTATGCCATTGGTAAGGCAAATCCTGTAGCCTTTACTGTAAATACCCTTGGCACTGGAACTGTTTCTGATGAAATACTAACTATTGCTGCTCAGGAGACTTTCAACTTAAGACCTGCGGCCATCATTGAAAAGCTGCGTCTAAGAAATGTGATTTATTCTGATACAGCGGTTTATGGTCACTTTAATAGTTGTCTGTTCCCATGGGAGGATGTAAATAAATACAGTGAGTTTAGAAAGGCGGTGGAAAAGTATGTTGATTGA
- a CDS encoding amidoligase family protein, whose translation MLNAKFGIEIEFTGITRERAAKVVTEFLQGTYAEGGTYYDTKKVTAPDGRVWKFMSDGSIHCQRKEGGRKVAAGRDYSVELVSPILTYQEDIETLQELVRKLRKAGAFTNTSCGIHIHLDGAKHTPRSIRNFVNIIASKNDLFYKALQIAPQRMNYCKKMDSILVEKMNRKKPKTLREIEDIWYEGYSESRSAHYHNSRYHFLNLHSFFTGNHTVELRGFNSELHAGKIRSYIVLALAINHQALTQKCASAKKPQVENEKFAMRTYLNRIGFIGDEFANCREHLTAALSGSAAWRFRAA comes from the coding sequence ATGTTAAACGCAAAATTTGGAATCGAAATCGAGTTCACAGGAATCACAAGGGAAAGAGCAGCAAAGGTTGTTACTGAATTTCTACAAGGCACTTATGCTGAAGGCGGGACCTATTACGATACGAAAAAGGTAACAGCACCAGACGGACGGGTTTGGAAGTTTATGAGTGACGGGAGCATCCACTGTCAAAGAAAAGAAGGTGGAAGGAAGGTCGCCGCTGGCAGAGATTACAGCGTCGAGTTAGTCAGCCCCATCCTTACCTATCAAGAGGACATTGAAACATTACAGGAGCTGGTGAGAAAGCTTCGCAAAGCCGGAGCCTTTACAAATACATCTTGTGGCATTCACATTCATCTAGACGGTGCTAAGCATACACCAAGAAGTATCCGAAACTTTGTAAATATCATTGCAAGCAAAAACGACTTATTTTACAAAGCACTTCAAATTGCACCGCAGAGAATGAACTACTGCAAAAAGATGGACAGCATTTTGGTTGAGAAAATGAACCGCAAGAAGCCTAAAACTTTGAGAGAAATAGAGGACATTTGGTACGAAGGCTACAGTGAGAGTAGAAGCGCCCACTATCACAATAGCCGCTACCATTTCCTCAACCTTCACAGCTTTTTTACTGGAAACCATACAGTTGAACTTCGAGGGTTTAACAGCGAGCTTCATGCTGGGAAGATAAGAAGCTACATCGTTCTAGCACTCGCCATTAACCACCAAGCCTTAACACAAAAGTGTGCATCGGCAAAGAAACCTCAAGTGGAGAACGAGAAATTCGCCATGAGAACCTACCTAAACCGAATTGGTTTTATTGGCGACGAATTTGCAAACTGCAGAGAACATTTAACCGCAGCACTTTCGGGTTCAGCTGCATGGCGGTTTCGGGCGGCCTGA
- a CDS encoding DUF4314 domain-containing protein, with translation MNIIHPEMLKQLRSYYTPGTRVMLLRMNDPYTKLQPGAKGTVTSVDDIGTIHVSWDSGGSLGVAFGEDLCKKIEE, from the coding sequence ATGAATATCATTCACCCAGAAATGTTAAAGCAACTTAGAAGCTATTACACTCCAGGAACCCGTGTCATGCTACTTAGAATGAACGACCCATATACAAAACTTCAACCCGGAGCTAAAGGTACGGTTACTAGTGTTGATGACATCGGAACGATTCACGTCAGTTGGGATTCCGGTGGTTCCCTTGGAGTGGCCTTTGGTGAGGATTTATGCAAGAAAATCGAAGAGTAA
- a CDS encoding gamma-glutamylcyclotransferase family protein — MNSKLYLAYGSNLNLEQMANRCPTAKVVGTSQINNHRLLFRGAHAGAVATIEPFKEDNVPVLVWEITPADEAALDRYEGWPFLYRKETVKVKLNGKTVNAMVYIMNDGRPLGQPSCHYYSTILEGYKSAGFDVDILRKATTDSAESEEAINE; from the coding sequence ATGAATAGTAAATTATATCTTGCCTATGGCTCCAACCTTAACCTGGAGCAAATGGCCAACAGATGCCCCACAGCGAAGGTGGTAGGAACAAGCCAAATCAATAACCACCGCTTGTTATTTAGAGGGGCACACGCGGGCGCTGTGGCGACCATTGAGCCTTTTAAGGAGGACAATGTACCAGTTTTGGTGTGGGAAATCACACCGGCTGATGAAGCGGCACTTGACCGCTACGAAGGATGGCCTTTCCTTTATCGCAAGGAAACCGTAAAAGTGAAATTGAACGGCAAAACCGTTAATGCGATGGTCTACATTATGAATGACGGAAGACCGCTTGGACAACCGAGCTGTCATTATTACAGTACCATATTAGAAGGCTATAAGAGTGCGGGCTTCGATGTGGATATCCTGCGCAAAGCGACAACCGATTCAGCTGAATCGGAGGAGGCAATCAATGAATGA
- a CDS encoding DUF5049 domain-containing protein, whose protein sequence is MNEIIKEQILSIRESGVTNMFDVNRVQYEANERGFYELVVYLIDHKAEYAHFIMTGEVDGNK, encoded by the coding sequence ATGAATGAGATAATTAAGGAACAAATCCTTTCCATCCGTGAAAGTGGAGTCACAAATATGTTTGATGTGAACCGAGTCCAGTATGAAGCAAATGAACGAGGGTTTTATGAATTGGTAGTCTATTTAATAGACCATAAAGCGGAATATGCTCATTTCATAATGACAGGGGAAGTGGATGGAAATAAGTAA
- a CDS encoding site-specific DNA-methyltransferase, whose amino-acid sequence MLIETIKTKQLIPADYNPRKDLKPGDPEYEKLKRSLEEFGYVEPVIWNKITGRVIGGHQRLKVLLSMGMDEIECVVVEMDEQKEKALNIALNKISGDWDKDKLALLITDLNAYDFDVSLTGFAPGELDDLFKDSLKDNIKEDDFDVDSELKKPAVSHLGDVWILGQHRLVCGDSTRKDTFDVLMDGKAANLVVTDPPYNVNYEGSAGKIKNDNMGNEAFYDFLLAAFQNTEAAMAKDASIYVFHADTEGLNFRRAFSDAGFYLSGTCIWKKQSLVLGRSPYQWQHEPVLFGWKKKGKHLWYSDRKQTTIWEFEKPKKNGDHPTMKPVALVAYPIMNSSLSNCIVLDPFGGSGSTLIACEQTDRICYTIELDEKYCDVIVERYIEQVGNSDGVFLLRDGSKFRYGDLPNVDLSTQNTAD is encoded by the coding sequence ATGTTGATTGAAACGATTAAAACAAAACAACTCATCCCCGCTGACTATAACCCAAGGAAGGATTTAAAACCGGGTGATCCAGAGTACGAGAAACTTAAACGTTCCCTTGAGGAGTTTGGGTATGTAGAACCCGTTATATGGAATAAAATCACAGGCAGAGTTATCGGAGGTCACCAACGCTTGAAAGTCCTGCTGAGTATGGGCATGGATGAAATAGAATGTGTAGTAGTTGAAATGGATGAGCAAAAAGAAAAGGCTCTGAACATTGCACTAAATAAAATAAGTGGTGATTGGGATAAAGATAAATTGGCGCTACTTATCACAGACCTAAATGCTTATGACTTTGATGTATCTCTAACAGGTTTTGCCCCAGGAGAATTGGATGATCTTTTTAAGGATTCCCTTAAGGATAATATAAAAGAAGATGATTTCGATGTAGATAGCGAGCTGAAAAAGCCCGCTGTTTCGCATTTAGGGGATGTTTGGATACTTGGACAGCATCGACTTGTCTGCGGAGATAGTACGAGGAAAGACACCTTTGATGTCTTGATGGATGGGAAAGCTGCCAATCTGGTAGTTACGGACCCTCCATATAACGTCAACTATGAAGGTTCTGCTGGAAAAATAAAAAATGACAATATGGGTAATGAAGCGTTCTATGATTTCCTGCTTGCAGCATTTCAAAATACTGAAGCAGCGATGGCAAAGGACGCTTCTATTTATGTATTTCATGCCGATACGGAAGGACTCAATTTTAGAAGAGCATTCTCCGATGCAGGATTTTATCTTTCCGGCACTTGTATTTGGAAGAAGCAATCCCTTGTTCTCGGTCGTTCCCCTTATCAGTGGCAACATGAACCGGTACTCTTTGGATGGAAAAAGAAAGGCAAGCATCTTTGGTATTCAGACCGCAAGCAGACCACCATCTGGGAGTTTGAGAAACCAAAGAAAAATGGCGACCATCCAACCATGAAACCAGTGGCACTTGTGGCATATCCCATTATGAATTCGAGTCTTAGTAACTGCATCGTGCTTGATCCCTTTGGTGGTTCAGGAAGTACACTGATTGCTTGTGAGCAGACAGATAGAATTTGCTACACCATTGAACTGGATGAAAAGTACTGTGATGTCATTGTGGAAAGGTATATTGAGCAAGTCGGAAACTCGGATGGTGTGTTTCTTTTAAGAGATGGTTCGAAATTTAGATATGGTGACCTGCCAAATGTTGATTTATCTACACAAAATACCGCCGATTAA